One window from the genome of Toxotes jaculatrix isolate fToxJac2 chromosome 17, fToxJac2.pri, whole genome shotgun sequence encodes:
- the rps6ka1 gene encoding ribosomal protein S6 kinase alpha-1 isoform X2 — protein sequence MDKDKRKFNLFNLLALYLFRRNKALTGDPAHCNSCRSTAAPGNSTDTLPAPRNPWTEDGDIKEINITHVVKEGSEKADASQFELLKVLGQGSFGKVFLVRKVTPPDANQLYAMKVLKKATLKVRDRVRTKMERDILADVNHPFVVKLHYAFQTEGKLYLILDFLRGGDLFTRLSKEVMFTEEDVKFYLAELALGLDHLHSLGIIYRDLKPENILLDEEGHIKLTDFGLCKEAIDHEKKAYSFCGTVEYMAPEVVNRQGHTHSADWWSFGVLMFEMLTGALPFQGKDRKETMNLILKARLGMPQFLSAEAQSLLRALFKRNPANRLGSGADGAEEIKRHGFFHTIDWNKLFRKEVKPPFRPAVARPDDTFYFDSEFTSRTPKDSPGVPPSAGAHQLFRGFSFIASTLLDEEGSVEPVQPPLHPVVQLCQPVKPPLTAALQISTLPLQQLHGKNLLFSDGYVLKEDIGMGSFSVCKRCVHKSTNTEYAVKMIDKTSTDPSEEIEILLRYGQHPNIITLKDVYDNGKQVFMVTELMRGGELLDRILKQKFFSEREASAVLHTITKTVEYLHSQGVVHRDLKPSNILYVDESGNPESIRICDFGFAKQLRANNGLLMTPCYTANFVAPEVLKRQGYDEGCDIWSLGVLLYTMLAGFTPFANGPEDTPNEILNRIGNGHFSLTGGNWDTVSDAAKDLVSKMLHVDPHQRLTAKQVLKHPWIVQRDKLPNSQLPHQDPKLVKGAMAATYSALKNSQPTPELKPIESSFLAQRRVKKLPSTSL from the exons ATGGACAAGGACAAGAGAAAGTTCAACCTCTTCAATTTGCTGGCCCTCTACCTGTTCAGAAGGAACAAAGCCTTGACTGGCGACCCCGCTCACTGTAACAGCTGCAGATCAACAGCTGCACCAGGCAACAGCACTGACACTTTACCTGCACCGAGGAACCCCTGGACG GAAGATGGAGACATCAAGGAGATCAACATCACCCATGTGGTCAAAGAGGGCTCAGAGAAGGCTGATGCCTCTCAGTTTGAGCTGCTCAAAGTTTTGGGGCAGGGATCCTTTGGCAAG GTGTTCCTGGTGCGAAAGGTGACCCCTCCAGATGCCAACCAACTCTACGCCATGAAGGTCCTCAAGAAGGCCACACTGAAAG TGAGAGACCGTGTGAGGAccaagatggagagagacattCTGGCAGATGTCAACCACCCATTTGTTGTCAAACTGCACTATG cATTCCAAACGGAGGGGAAGTTGTACTTGATCCTGGACTTCCTCAGAGGAGGAGATCTCTTCACTAGACTCTCTAAAGAG GTGATGTTCACAGAGGAGGATGTGAAGTTCTATCTGGCAGAGCTGGCATTAGGACTGGACCACCTCCATAGCCTGGGCATTATTTACAGGGACCTTAAACCTGAAAA CATTCTCCTGGATGAGGAGGGCCATATCAAACTCACAG attttggtTTGTGTAAAGAAGCCATTGATCATGAGAAGAAGGCTTATTCCTTCTGTGGTACGGTGGAGTACATGGCACCAGAGGTTGTGAACAGACAGGGACACACCCACAGCGCTGACTGGTGGTCGTTTGGAGTactaatg tttgaGATGTTGACAGGAGCGCTGCCGTTTCAAGGGAAGGACCGCAAAGAAACTATGAACCTAATTCTGAA GGCACGTCTGGGAATGCCTCAGTTCCTCAGTGCAGAGGCCCAGTCTCTGCTTAGGGCTTTGTTCAAGAGGAACCCTGCCAACAGACTGG GATCTGGTGCTGACGGGGCAGAGGAGATCAAACGGCACGGTTTCTTTCACACCATAGACTGGAAT AAACTCTTCAGGAAAGAAGTAAAGCCTCCATTCAGACCGGCGGTGGCCCGTCCAGATGATACTTTCTACTTTGACTCCGAGTTCACCTCCCGCACTCCTAAAG ATTCCCCTGGCGTGCCCCCGAGTGCTGGAGCACACCAGCTCTTCAGAGGCTTCAGTTTCATTGCATCGACTCTATTGGACGAGGAAGGCTCAGTGGAGCCAGTGCAACCTCCGCTACATCCAGTGGTCCAG CTCTGTCAGCCCGTCAAGCCCCCCCTCACCGCCGCTCTTCAAATTTCaactcttcctctgcagcagttACACGGGAAGAACCTGCTGTTCAGCGATGGCTACGTACTGAAGGAAGATATCGGCATGggctccttctctgtctgtaaACGATGTGTCCATAAATCCACCAACACAGAATACGCTGTcaag ATGATTGATAAAACCAGTACAGACCCCTCTGAAGAGATTGAGATTCTGCTTAGATACGGACAGCATCCCAACATCATAACACTGAAGGAT GTGTATGATAACGGTAAGCAGGTGTTCATGGTGACGGAGCTGATGCGTGGAGGCGAGCTGCTGGATCGGATCCTCAAACAGAAGTTCTTTTCGGAGAGAGAGGCCAGCGCTGTGCTTCACACCATCACCAAGACTGTAGAGTACCTGCACTCACAGGGG GTGGTGCACAGAGACCTGAAGCCCAGCAACATCCTCTATGTTGACGAGTCCGGGAATCCAGAGTCAATCAGGATCTGTGACTTTGGCTTTGCTAAGCAGTTGCGTGCCAACAACGGCCTGCTGATGACCCCATGCTACACTGCTAACTTTGTTGCACCCGAG GTGTTGAAGCGTCAGGGCTATGATGAGGGATGTGACATCTGGAGTCTGGGAGTCTTGCTGTACACCATGCTGGCTGG TTTTACTCCATTTGCCAACGGACCCGAGGACACCCCCAATGAGATCCTAAACAGGATAGGCAACGGTCACTTCAGCCTGACTGGAGGCAACTGGGACACTGTGTCTGATGCTGCCAAG GATCTTGTGTCCAAGATGCTTCATGTGGATCCTCATCAGAGACTGACTGCTAAACAGGTCCTAAAGCACCCCTGGATAGTCCAGAGAGACAAACTACCCAACAGTCAGCTCCCACACCAGGACCCCAAACTAGTCAAG GGTGCAATG
- the rps6ka1 gene encoding ribosomal protein S6 kinase alpha-1 isoform X7: MDKDKRKFNLFNLLALYLFRRNKALTGDPAHCNSCRSTAAPGNSTDTLPAPRNPWTEDGDIKEINITHVVKEGSEKADASQFELLKVLGQGSFGKVFLVRKVTPPDANQLYAMKVLKKATLKVRDRVRTKMERDILADVNHPFVVKLHYAFQTEGKLYLILDFLRGGDLFTRLSKEVMFTEEDVKFYLAELALGLDHLHSLGIIYRDLKPENILLDEEGHIKLTDFGLCKEAIDHEKKAYSFCGTVEYMAPEVVNRQGHTHSADWWSFGVLMFEMLTGALPFQGKDRKETMNLILKARLGMPQFLSAEAQSLLRALFKRNPANRLGSGADGAEEIKRHGFFHTIDWNKLFRKEVKPPFRPAVARPDDTFYFDSEFTSRTPKDSPGVPPSAGAHQLFRGFSFIASTLLDEEGSVEPVQPPLHPVVQQLHGKNLLFSDGYVLKEDIGMGSFSVCKRCVHKSTNTEYAVKMIDKTSTDPSEEIEILLRYGQHPNIITLKDVYDNGKQVFMVTELMRGGELLDRILKQKFFSEREASAVLHTITKTVEYLHSQGVVHRDLKPSNILYVDESGNPESIRICDFGFAKQLRANNGLLMTPCYTANFVAPEVLKRQGYDEGCDIWSLGVLLYTMLAGFTPFANGPEDTPNEILNRIGNGHFSLTGGNWDTVSDAAKDLVSKMLHVDPHQRLTAKQVLKHPWIVQRDKLPNSQLPHQDPKLVKGAMAATYSALKNSQPTPELKPIESSFLAQRRVKKLPSTSL; encoded by the exons ATGGACAAGGACAAGAGAAAGTTCAACCTCTTCAATTTGCTGGCCCTCTACCTGTTCAGAAGGAACAAAGCCTTGACTGGCGACCCCGCTCACTGTAACAGCTGCAGATCAACAGCTGCACCAGGCAACAGCACTGACACTTTACCTGCACCGAGGAACCCCTGGACG GAAGATGGAGACATCAAGGAGATCAACATCACCCATGTGGTCAAAGAGGGCTCAGAGAAGGCTGATGCCTCTCAGTTTGAGCTGCTCAAAGTTTTGGGGCAGGGATCCTTTGGCAAG GTGTTCCTGGTGCGAAAGGTGACCCCTCCAGATGCCAACCAACTCTACGCCATGAAGGTCCTCAAGAAGGCCACACTGAAAG TGAGAGACCGTGTGAGGAccaagatggagagagacattCTGGCAGATGTCAACCACCCATTTGTTGTCAAACTGCACTATG cATTCCAAACGGAGGGGAAGTTGTACTTGATCCTGGACTTCCTCAGAGGAGGAGATCTCTTCACTAGACTCTCTAAAGAG GTGATGTTCACAGAGGAGGATGTGAAGTTCTATCTGGCAGAGCTGGCATTAGGACTGGACCACCTCCATAGCCTGGGCATTATTTACAGGGACCTTAAACCTGAAAA CATTCTCCTGGATGAGGAGGGCCATATCAAACTCACAG attttggtTTGTGTAAAGAAGCCATTGATCATGAGAAGAAGGCTTATTCCTTCTGTGGTACGGTGGAGTACATGGCACCAGAGGTTGTGAACAGACAGGGACACACCCACAGCGCTGACTGGTGGTCGTTTGGAGTactaatg tttgaGATGTTGACAGGAGCGCTGCCGTTTCAAGGGAAGGACCGCAAAGAAACTATGAACCTAATTCTGAA GGCACGTCTGGGAATGCCTCAGTTCCTCAGTGCAGAGGCCCAGTCTCTGCTTAGGGCTTTGTTCAAGAGGAACCCTGCCAACAGACTGG GATCTGGTGCTGACGGGGCAGAGGAGATCAAACGGCACGGTTTCTTTCACACCATAGACTGGAAT AAACTCTTCAGGAAAGAAGTAAAGCCTCCATTCAGACCGGCGGTGGCCCGTCCAGATGATACTTTCTACTTTGACTCCGAGTTCACCTCCCGCACTCCTAAAG ATTCCCCTGGCGTGCCCCCGAGTGCTGGAGCACACCAGCTCTTCAGAGGCTTCAGTTTCATTGCATCGACTCTATTGGACGAGGAAGGCTCAGTGGAGCCAGTGCAACCTCCGCTACATCCAGTGGTCCAG cagttACACGGGAAGAACCTGCTGTTCAGCGATGGCTACGTACTGAAGGAAGATATCGGCATGggctccttctctgtctgtaaACGATGTGTCCATAAATCCACCAACACAGAATACGCTGTcaag ATGATTGATAAAACCAGTACAGACCCCTCTGAAGAGATTGAGATTCTGCTTAGATACGGACAGCATCCCAACATCATAACACTGAAGGAT GTGTATGATAACGGTAAGCAGGTGTTCATGGTGACGGAGCTGATGCGTGGAGGCGAGCTGCTGGATCGGATCCTCAAACAGAAGTTCTTTTCGGAGAGAGAGGCCAGCGCTGTGCTTCACACCATCACCAAGACTGTAGAGTACCTGCACTCACAGGGG GTGGTGCACAGAGACCTGAAGCCCAGCAACATCCTCTATGTTGACGAGTCCGGGAATCCAGAGTCAATCAGGATCTGTGACTTTGGCTTTGCTAAGCAGTTGCGTGCCAACAACGGCCTGCTGATGACCCCATGCTACACTGCTAACTTTGTTGCACCCGAG GTGTTGAAGCGTCAGGGCTATGATGAGGGATGTGACATCTGGAGTCTGGGAGTCTTGCTGTACACCATGCTGGCTGG TTTTACTCCATTTGCCAACGGACCCGAGGACACCCCCAATGAGATCCTAAACAGGATAGGCAACGGTCACTTCAGCCTGACTGGAGGCAACTGGGACACTGTGTCTGATGCTGCCAAG GATCTTGTGTCCAAGATGCTTCATGTGGATCCTCATCAGAGACTGACTGCTAAACAGGTCCTAAAGCACCCCTGGATAGTCCAGAGAGACAAACTACCCAACAGTCAGCTCCCACACCAGGACCCCAAACTAGTCAAG GGTGCAATG
- the rps6ka1 gene encoding ribosomal protein S6 kinase alpha-1 isoform X9, translating to MWRLLFRTKTHTREREPHITWIERDFANIRGQEDGDIKEINITHVVKEGSEKADASQFELLKVLGQGSFGKVFLVRKVTPPDANQLYAMKVLKKATLKVRDRVRTKMERDILADVNHPFVVKLHYAFQTEGKLYLILDFLRGGDLFTRLSKEVMFTEEDVKFYLAELALGLDHLHSLGIIYRDLKPENILLDEEGHIKLTDFGLCKEAIDHEKKAYSFCGTVEYMAPEVVNRQGHTHSADWWSFGVLMFEMLTGALPFQGKDRKETMNLILKARLGMPQFLSAEAQSLLRALFKRNPANRLGSGADGAEEIKRHGFFHTIDWNKLFRKEVKPPFRPAVARPDDTFYFDSEFTSRTPKDSPGVPPSAGAHQLFRGFSFIASTLLDEEGSVEPVQPPLHPVVQLCQPVKPPLTAALQISTLPLQQLHGKNLLFSDGYVLKEDIGMGSFSVCKRCVHKSTNTEYAVKMIDKTSTDPSEEIEILLRYGQHPNIITLKDVYDNGKQVFMVTELMRGGELLDRILKQKFFSEREASAVLHTITKTVEYLHSQGVVHRDLKPSNILYVDESGNPESIRICDFGFAKQLRANNGLLMTPCYTANFVAPEVLKRQGYDEGCDIWSLGVLLYTMLAGFTPFANGPEDTPNEILNRIGNGHFSLTGGNWDTVSDAAKDLVSKMLHVDPHQRLTAKQVLKHPWIVQRDKLPNSQLPHQDPKLVKGAMAATYSALKNSQPTPELKPIESSFLAQRRVKKLPSTSL from the exons ATGTGGAGGCTTTTATTCCGCACCAAAACCCACACACGAGAG AGGGAGCCTCATATTACCTGGATAGAGAGAGACTTTGCCAATATTAGAGGCCAG GAAGATGGAGACATCAAGGAGATCAACATCACCCATGTGGTCAAAGAGGGCTCAGAGAAGGCTGATGCCTCTCAGTTTGAGCTGCTCAAAGTTTTGGGGCAGGGATCCTTTGGCAAG GTGTTCCTGGTGCGAAAGGTGACCCCTCCAGATGCCAACCAACTCTACGCCATGAAGGTCCTCAAGAAGGCCACACTGAAAG TGAGAGACCGTGTGAGGAccaagatggagagagacattCTGGCAGATGTCAACCACCCATTTGTTGTCAAACTGCACTATG cATTCCAAACGGAGGGGAAGTTGTACTTGATCCTGGACTTCCTCAGAGGAGGAGATCTCTTCACTAGACTCTCTAAAGAG GTGATGTTCACAGAGGAGGATGTGAAGTTCTATCTGGCAGAGCTGGCATTAGGACTGGACCACCTCCATAGCCTGGGCATTATTTACAGGGACCTTAAACCTGAAAA CATTCTCCTGGATGAGGAGGGCCATATCAAACTCACAG attttggtTTGTGTAAAGAAGCCATTGATCATGAGAAGAAGGCTTATTCCTTCTGTGGTACGGTGGAGTACATGGCACCAGAGGTTGTGAACAGACAGGGACACACCCACAGCGCTGACTGGTGGTCGTTTGGAGTactaatg tttgaGATGTTGACAGGAGCGCTGCCGTTTCAAGGGAAGGACCGCAAAGAAACTATGAACCTAATTCTGAA GGCACGTCTGGGAATGCCTCAGTTCCTCAGTGCAGAGGCCCAGTCTCTGCTTAGGGCTTTGTTCAAGAGGAACCCTGCCAACAGACTGG GATCTGGTGCTGACGGGGCAGAGGAGATCAAACGGCACGGTTTCTTTCACACCATAGACTGGAAT AAACTCTTCAGGAAAGAAGTAAAGCCTCCATTCAGACCGGCGGTGGCCCGTCCAGATGATACTTTCTACTTTGACTCCGAGTTCACCTCCCGCACTCCTAAAG ATTCCCCTGGCGTGCCCCCGAGTGCTGGAGCACACCAGCTCTTCAGAGGCTTCAGTTTCATTGCATCGACTCTATTGGACGAGGAAGGCTCAGTGGAGCCAGTGCAACCTCCGCTACATCCAGTGGTCCAG CTCTGTCAGCCCGTCAAGCCCCCCCTCACCGCCGCTCTTCAAATTTCaactcttcctctgcagcagttACACGGGAAGAACCTGCTGTTCAGCGATGGCTACGTACTGAAGGAAGATATCGGCATGggctccttctctgtctgtaaACGATGTGTCCATAAATCCACCAACACAGAATACGCTGTcaag ATGATTGATAAAACCAGTACAGACCCCTCTGAAGAGATTGAGATTCTGCTTAGATACGGACAGCATCCCAACATCATAACACTGAAGGAT GTGTATGATAACGGTAAGCAGGTGTTCATGGTGACGGAGCTGATGCGTGGAGGCGAGCTGCTGGATCGGATCCTCAAACAGAAGTTCTTTTCGGAGAGAGAGGCCAGCGCTGTGCTTCACACCATCACCAAGACTGTAGAGTACCTGCACTCACAGGGG GTGGTGCACAGAGACCTGAAGCCCAGCAACATCCTCTATGTTGACGAGTCCGGGAATCCAGAGTCAATCAGGATCTGTGACTTTGGCTTTGCTAAGCAGTTGCGTGCCAACAACGGCCTGCTGATGACCCCATGCTACACTGCTAACTTTGTTGCACCCGAG GTGTTGAAGCGTCAGGGCTATGATGAGGGATGTGACATCTGGAGTCTGGGAGTCTTGCTGTACACCATGCTGGCTGG TTTTACTCCATTTGCCAACGGACCCGAGGACACCCCCAATGAGATCCTAAACAGGATAGGCAACGGTCACTTCAGCCTGACTGGAGGCAACTGGGACACTGTGTCTGATGCTGCCAAG GATCTTGTGTCCAAGATGCTTCATGTGGATCCTCATCAGAGACTGACTGCTAAACAGGTCCTAAAGCACCCCTGGATAGTCCAGAGAGACAAACTACCCAACAGTCAGCTCCCACACCAGGACCCCAAACTAGTCAAG GGTGCAATG
- the rps6ka1 gene encoding ribosomal protein S6 kinase alpha-1 isoform X5, translated as MWRLLFRTKTHTREREPHITWIERDFANIRGQFQKVLKNARPSFPEPKEDGDIKEINITHVVKEGSEKADASQFELLKVLGQGSFGKVFLVRKVTPPDANQLYAMKVLKKATLKVRDRVRTKMERDILADVNHPFVVKLHYAFQTEGKLYLILDFLRGGDLFTRLSKEVMFTEEDVKFYLAELALGLDHLHSLGIIYRDLKPENILLDEEGHIKLTDFGLCKEAIDHEKKAYSFCGTVEYMAPEVVNRQGHTHSADWWSFGVLMFEMLTGALPFQGKDRKETMNLILKARLGMPQFLSAEAQSLLRALFKRNPANRLGSGADGAEEIKRHGFFHTIDWNKLFRKEVKPPFRPAVARPDDTFYFDSEFTSRTPKDSPGVPPSAGAHQLFRGFSFIASTLLDEEGSVEPVQPPLHPVVQLCQPVKPPLTAALQISTLPLQQLHGKNLLFSDGYVLKEDIGMGSFSVCKRCVHKSTNTEYAVKMIDKTSTDPSEEIEILLRYGQHPNIITLKDVYDNGKQVFMVTELMRGGELLDRILKQKFFSEREASAVLHTITKTVEYLHSQGVVHRDLKPSNILYVDESGNPESIRICDFGFAKQLRANNGLLMTPCYTANFVAPEVLKRQGYDEGCDIWSLGVLLYTMLAGFTPFANGPEDTPNEILNRIGNGHFSLTGGNWDTVSDAAKDLVSKMLHVDPHQRLTAKQVLKHPWIVQRDKLPNSQLPHQDPKLVKGAMAATYSALKNSQPTPELKPIESSFLAQRRVKKLPSTSL; from the exons ATGTGGAGGCTTTTATTCCGCACCAAAACCCACACACGAGAG AGGGAGCCTCATATTACCTGGATAGAGAGAGACTTTGCCAATATTAGAGGCCAG TTTCAGAAAGTTTTGAAAAATGCCCGTCCCAGCTTCCCAGAGCCAAAG GAAGATGGAGACATCAAGGAGATCAACATCACCCATGTGGTCAAAGAGGGCTCAGAGAAGGCTGATGCCTCTCAGTTTGAGCTGCTCAAAGTTTTGGGGCAGGGATCCTTTGGCAAG GTGTTCCTGGTGCGAAAGGTGACCCCTCCAGATGCCAACCAACTCTACGCCATGAAGGTCCTCAAGAAGGCCACACTGAAAG TGAGAGACCGTGTGAGGAccaagatggagagagacattCTGGCAGATGTCAACCACCCATTTGTTGTCAAACTGCACTATG cATTCCAAACGGAGGGGAAGTTGTACTTGATCCTGGACTTCCTCAGAGGAGGAGATCTCTTCACTAGACTCTCTAAAGAG GTGATGTTCACAGAGGAGGATGTGAAGTTCTATCTGGCAGAGCTGGCATTAGGACTGGACCACCTCCATAGCCTGGGCATTATTTACAGGGACCTTAAACCTGAAAA CATTCTCCTGGATGAGGAGGGCCATATCAAACTCACAG attttggtTTGTGTAAAGAAGCCATTGATCATGAGAAGAAGGCTTATTCCTTCTGTGGTACGGTGGAGTACATGGCACCAGAGGTTGTGAACAGACAGGGACACACCCACAGCGCTGACTGGTGGTCGTTTGGAGTactaatg tttgaGATGTTGACAGGAGCGCTGCCGTTTCAAGGGAAGGACCGCAAAGAAACTATGAACCTAATTCTGAA GGCACGTCTGGGAATGCCTCAGTTCCTCAGTGCAGAGGCCCAGTCTCTGCTTAGGGCTTTGTTCAAGAGGAACCCTGCCAACAGACTGG GATCTGGTGCTGACGGGGCAGAGGAGATCAAACGGCACGGTTTCTTTCACACCATAGACTGGAAT AAACTCTTCAGGAAAGAAGTAAAGCCTCCATTCAGACCGGCGGTGGCCCGTCCAGATGATACTTTCTACTTTGACTCCGAGTTCACCTCCCGCACTCCTAAAG ATTCCCCTGGCGTGCCCCCGAGTGCTGGAGCACACCAGCTCTTCAGAGGCTTCAGTTTCATTGCATCGACTCTATTGGACGAGGAAGGCTCAGTGGAGCCAGTGCAACCTCCGCTACATCCAGTGGTCCAG CTCTGTCAGCCCGTCAAGCCCCCCCTCACCGCCGCTCTTCAAATTTCaactcttcctctgcagcagttACACGGGAAGAACCTGCTGTTCAGCGATGGCTACGTACTGAAGGAAGATATCGGCATGggctccttctctgtctgtaaACGATGTGTCCATAAATCCACCAACACAGAATACGCTGTcaag ATGATTGATAAAACCAGTACAGACCCCTCTGAAGAGATTGAGATTCTGCTTAGATACGGACAGCATCCCAACATCATAACACTGAAGGAT GTGTATGATAACGGTAAGCAGGTGTTCATGGTGACGGAGCTGATGCGTGGAGGCGAGCTGCTGGATCGGATCCTCAAACAGAAGTTCTTTTCGGAGAGAGAGGCCAGCGCTGTGCTTCACACCATCACCAAGACTGTAGAGTACCTGCACTCACAGGGG GTGGTGCACAGAGACCTGAAGCCCAGCAACATCCTCTATGTTGACGAGTCCGGGAATCCAGAGTCAATCAGGATCTGTGACTTTGGCTTTGCTAAGCAGTTGCGTGCCAACAACGGCCTGCTGATGACCCCATGCTACACTGCTAACTTTGTTGCACCCGAG GTGTTGAAGCGTCAGGGCTATGATGAGGGATGTGACATCTGGAGTCTGGGAGTCTTGCTGTACACCATGCTGGCTGG TTTTACTCCATTTGCCAACGGACCCGAGGACACCCCCAATGAGATCCTAAACAGGATAGGCAACGGTCACTTCAGCCTGACTGGAGGCAACTGGGACACTGTGTCTGATGCTGCCAAG GATCTTGTGTCCAAGATGCTTCATGTGGATCCTCATCAGAGACTGACTGCTAAACAGGTCCTAAAGCACCCCTGGATAGTCCAGAGAGACAAACTACCCAACAGTCAGCTCCCACACCAGGACCCCAAACTAGTCAAG GGTGCAATG